In the genome of Actinomycetes bacterium, the window CTTCTCCGGCGGCAACAAGTACCTGTTCCCCGGGGTGGCCGCCCAGGACGTCATCGACGTCTCGCACTGGCTCGGCGCGCTGATCTCCAGCGCCGAGATCATCGGCACCCGGGGGACCACCCCGGTGCGCACGCTCATCGATGAGGCCGCAGCGCTGGTGCCAGGCGAGCGGCACGCGCTGTGCGTGGTGGCCCAGTCCGGCACGGGGGCGCTGCACGCCGCCGCGTTCGGGCCGCCCGAGGCGTCCTGGGCGGCGGCCGCGGACGTCTCCGCGCAGCTGCACGTGCACTACCTCGCTGCGCCGGTGCGCCGGGTGCTGTCGGTGATCCCGGAGAAGTACCAGGACCTGTGGACCGGCGCGAAGGGCTTCTACAAGGTGGAGCCGGTCGTCGACGACGGCGGCCAGGTGGTGCTCTACGCCCCGCACATCACCGAGGTGTCGGCCATGCACCCGCGGATCCTCGAGATCGGCTACCACTGCCGGGACTACTTCCTCGGCCAGTGGGACCGGTTCGCCGGCGTCCCGTGGGGCGACCTCGCGCACTCCACCCACCTGCGCGGGGCCGGCTCCTGGGACGCCGCGCAGGGCGAGCGCGACCGGGTCACCGTGACGCTGGCCACCGGGATCCCCGAGGACGTCGTCCGCTCGGTCAACCTCGACTACCTCGATCCGGACGGTGTGGACGTCGACGACTGGGCGGCCGACCCGCAGGCCCTGGTGGTCCCGCAGGCCGGCGAGGTCCTGTTCCGCCTCCGCTGACCCGCCCCCCCGTGCGCATGAAGGTGCCCTTCTGCGCGTGTGGCCGCAAACATGCTGGCCGGAGCCGTCGGGTTCGTGGCCGCCGCGGACGACGACCTGCTCAACCTCAGCGCGCTCCAGCTGGCCCGGCAGCGCAACCCGCAGCTGTTCGTGATCGCCCGGCAGAACGACCCGGCGAACGCGCCGCTGTTCCGCGCGCTCGGCCCCGATGTCCTGCTCGTCGCGGCCGAGGTGATCGCCCACGAGGTGCTGGCCCGGCACGGCAGCCCCACCCTGGAGGCGTTCCTCCGCGACGTGCGCGGCCGCGACGACGCGTGGGCCGACCGGCTGCTCGAGCTGTTGACCGGCTGCTGCGGGAGCCGGGTGCCCACCACCTGGCAGGTCGACCTGACGGCGGTCGGGGCGCCGGCGCTGGCCGGCCGGCTGGCCGTCGCCCGGGTGCCGCTCGAGGACCTGCTGCGCAGCCCGGACGACCGGGGTCATCCGCTGGACGCCGCGACGCAGGCCTCCGTGGTCACCGGGGAACTGGTCCCGACGACCTGGCTGGGCCGGCAGCAGCGGCGCGGCGGATCGGACGCCGGAAGAGATGCCGGGAAGGACTCAGACTTTCGAATCGAAAGTCACTGACCTTTGACAGATTGTGAATCAAACGTCACAGTCCCGGCATGACCACCATCGACCGCAGCCGCCTGACCGCCCTCATCGCACGCGAGCGAGCCGCCTACGCCGCGGCACACCCCCAGGCCCAGGAGCTGTTCGGCTCGGCCGGGCACCTGTTCGGCCGGGTCCCGATGACCTGGATGGCCAAGTGGAGCGGAGGGTTCCCGCTCTACCTCGACCGGGCGCACGGCAACCGCATCGTGGACGTCGACGGGCACGAGTACGTCGACTTCGCCCTCGGCGACACCGGGGCGATGGCCGGGCACAGCCCCCGGGCCACCGTGGACGCGGTCACCGAGCGGATGGGTCGCCTCGGCGGTCTCACCACCATGCTGCCGACCGCCGACGCGGAGTGGGTCGGGGCCGAGCTGACCCGCCGGTTCGGGCTGCCGCTGTGGTCGTTCACGCTGACGGCCACCGACGCCAACCGCTGGGCGATCCGGCTGGCCCGGCTCGCGACCGGCCGGCCCAAGATCCTCACCTTCGCCTACTGCTACCACGGCTCGGTCGACGAGGCGTTCGCCGTCCCCGGGCCGGACGGCGAGGCGGTCGCCCGCCCCGGCAACGTCGGCGCGCCGGGGGACCTCGCCATGACCACGCGGGTGGCCGAGTTCAACGACCTGGCCGGCGTCGAGGCCCAGCTCGCCCACGGCGACGTCGCGGCGAT includes:
- a CDS encoding lactate racemase domain-containing protein, translated to MTTAAVPMIGGPDGVLDPAEVRAFVHEQVAALDLDGRSLCVLVPDATRSCPLPLLLGAVTEAAHGRAGRVSVLVALGTHAAMDEPALARHLGFRAGALEQTYPGVRVLNHEWWDPQAFASVGTIGAQRLAELSDGRLARDVDVRLNRAVVEHDVTLIVGPVFPHEVVGFSGGNKYLFPGVAAQDVIDVSHWLGALISSAEIIGTRGTTPVRTLIDEAAALVPGERHALCVVAQSGTGALHAAAFGPPEASWAAAADVSAQLHVHYLAAPVRRVLSVIPEKYQDLWTGAKGFYKVEPVVDDGGQVVLYAPHITEVSAMHPRILEIGYHCRDYFLGQWDRFAGVPWGDLAHSTHLRGAGSWDAAQGERDRVTVTLATGIPEDVVRSVNLDYLDPDGVDVDDWAADPQALVVPQAGEVLFRLR
- a CDS encoding NAD-binding protein, which translates into the protein MAANMLAGAVGFVAAADDDLLNLSALQLARQRNPQLFVIARQNDPANAPLFRALGPDVLLVAAEVIAHEVLARHGSPTLEAFLRDVRGRDDAWADRLLELLTGCCGSRVPTTWQVDLTAVGAPALAGRLAVARVPLEDLLRSPDDRGHPLDAATQASVVTGELVPTTWLGRQQRRGGSDAGRDAGKDSDFRIESH